The Longimicrobium sp. genome segment GAGAGGTCGAACTTCGCGCTCACCTGCGGCGCCGAGCCCCCGGAGCCCGTCGGGTCCAGTGCCAGCCCCGGCAGCTCCAGTGTGCCGTCCGGCGCGTTCTGCCAGGCGAACATCACCTGGAAGAGCGGGGTGTGCGCCAGGCTGCGGACCGGCTGCACCAGCTCCACCACCTGCTCGAAGGGGATGTCCTGGTTGGCTTGCGCCTCCAGCGCCCGCGCCTTCACCCGCCCCAGCGCCTCGGCCACCGTCGGCGCGCCGAAGAGCTCGACGCGCACCGGCAGCGTGTTGACGAAGAAGCCGATCAGGCCCTCGATCTCGCTCCGCCCGCGGTTGGCGCTCGGCGTGCCGATCACCACGTCGTCCTGGCCCGAGAGCCGGGAAAGCACGGCCGCCCATCCGGCCAGCAGCGTCATGAACAGCGTGGTGCCGTGCCGCTGCGACAGCGTCCCGAGCGCCGCGGCCAGCGCCTCGTCCAGCTCCACCTTCACCCTGGCGCCCGCGAAGTCCCGCCGCGCCGGGCGCGCATGGTCCGTGGGCAGCTCCAGCAGCTCCGGCGCGCCCGCGAGCGTCTCGCGCCAGTAGTCCGCCTGCCGCTGCAGGACCTCGCCCTCTACCCAGCGGCGGTGCCACGCGGCGTAGTCGGCGTACTGCACCGGCAGCGGCGGGAGCGGATCGGGCTCGCCGCGCGCGAAGGCGGCGTACAGCGCGCCCAGCTCGCGGTACAGCACGCCCGCCGACCAGCCGTCGGAGACGATGTGGTGCATCGTCAGCAGCAGCACGTGGTCATCCGCCGCCATGCGCACCAGGCGACCACGGATCAGCGGCCCCTGCTCGAGGTCGAAGGGCGCGCTTGCCTCGTCCTGCACCAGGCGGCGCAGCTCGTCCTCCGCGTCCGCCGAGGCACGGAGGTCGTGCTCCACCAGCTGGAACGCGCTCTCCTCGACCGACACGATGCGCTGGAACGGCTCGCCATCCACCGCGGGGAAGGTCGTCCGCAGCGCTTCGTGGCGGGCGACGATGCGGTCCAGCGCCCGCACCAGCGCGCCGCGGTCCAGCTCGCCCCGCAGGCGCAGGCTCATGGGGATGTGGTACGCCGCCCCCATCCCCCCCAGCTGTTCCAGGAACCACAGCCGCTGCTGCGCGAACGACGGCGGAACCTTGCCGGTGCGATCCACGCGCTCGATCGCGGCCGCTTCCGCGCGCGCGGCCGTCGCCAGCCCGCGCGCGAAATCCGCCAGCACCGGCCGCTCGAACACGTCGCGCGGCGAGGCCTCCACGCCCAGCGCCTGGCGGACGCGCGAAGCCACGCGCACCGCCAGCAGCGAGTGCCCGCCCAGCGCGAAGAAGTGGTCGCCCCGGCCCACCCGTTCCGCTCGCAGCAGCTCCGCCCAGATCGCCGAGACGGCCTCCTCCACCCGGCCGGACGGCGCCTCGTACCCGCGCCTGGCGAACGCGCCCTCATCCGGGGCGGGCAGCGCCTTGCGGTCCAGCTTCCCGTTCGGCGTCAGCGGAAACGTCTCCAGGCGCACGTAGGCCGCGGGAAGCATGTATTCGGGCAGCCGCTCGGCCAGGCAGGTGCGCAGCGCCTCCGCGTCGGCGTCGCCCACCACGTAGGCGACCAGCCGCGTGTCGCCCGGCACGTCGGCGCGCGCCAGGACGACCGCGTCGCGCACGGCGGGGTGGCCGCGCAGCCCGGCTTCGATCTCGCCCAGCTCGATGCGGAAGCCGCGGATCTTCACCTGGAAATCGGTGCGCCCCAGGAACTCCAGGTCTCCCGACGCGCTCCAGCGCACGCGGTCGCCGGTGCGGTACAGCCGCCCGCCCGGCACGCGGCCGAACGGGTCGGGGACGAAGCGCTCCGCCGTCAGCGCCGGCCGCCCCAGGTAGCCGCGCGCCAGCAGCGGGCCGCCGATGTACAGCTCGCCCGCCACGCCCATCAGCACCGGCGCGCCGCGCGGGTCCAGCACGTAGACGGCCCGCCCGGGAAGCGGCCGCCCGATCGGCACCAGCGGCCTGCCGGCCGCGCCCCGCTCCACCGCGAACGCCGTGGCGGTGATGACGGTCTCCGTCGGCCCGTAGCAGTTCACCAGCCGTCCGGCGCCCCGCGCGTCGCCCGCGCTGGCCGGAAGGGCATCCCCCCCGATCAGCAGGAGCCGGATCCCCGCCAGCGCGTCGCCGGCCGCGCCCTCCGCCACCTCCTGCCAGTACGCCGGCGGCAGGTTGGCCACGGTGATCCCCAGGGCGCGCACCCGCGCCCGGAACTCCGTGGCGCTCCACAGCTCCGCGCCGCGCAGCACCAGCGTGGCGCCGGTGAGCAGCGGAAAGAACACCTGCTCCAGCGAGACGTCGAAGCCCGCCGAGGCGAACTGCAGCACCCGGTCTTCCGGCACGATCCCGTGGACACGGGCCACCGCAAGGAGGTGCGCGGCGGCCGCGGCGTGCTCCACCGCCACGCCTTTCGGCCGCCCGGTCGACCCCGACGTGTAGATCACGTACGCGAGGTCCGTCGGACAGGCGCGGCAGCGCGGGGCCCCGGCCGGCGCGGTGGAGGCCTCGTCGGCGTCGACATCCACCCGCACTGCGGCTGCGGAGGGCACGCGGTCCGCCAGCCCGGCGCGGGTGACCACGGCGCGCACGCCCGCATCTTCGGCGATGTACGCGAGGCGGCCGGGAGGAAGCGACGGATCGAGGGGGACGTAGACGCCGCCCGCCTTCAGCGTGGCGAGGAGTGCGACCACCAGCTCCGGGCGCCACTCCAGGCACACGCCCACCGCCACGCCGCGCCCCACGCCCGCCGCCGCGAGGCGATGCGCCAGCCGGTTGGCCCGCGCGTCGAGCTCCGCGTAGGTGAGGCGCTCGCCCTCGTGCACCAGCGCCGTCGCGTCCGGCGTGCGCGCGGCCTGTGCCTCGAACACGTGGTGGATGCACTGCTCGGCCACGGGCGCCGCATCGCTCGCGTTCCACTCCCTGACCAGGCGCGCGCGCTCCGCGGCGGGGAGCAGGGGGATGTGGTCCACACGCATGGCATCGTCCGCCACCATCCCCTCCAGCACGCGGCGCAGGTAGCCGAGCCAGCGCTCCACCGTCTCCCGCTCGAACAGGGCGGTGGCGTACTCCACCGCCCCCTCGATCCGCTCGCCAGCCTCCCAGAGCGCCAGCGAGAGGTCGAACTTCGCGCTCTCCTGCGGCGGCGACGCCGGATCCAGCGGGCCGGCCGCCAGCCCCGGCAGCTCGGGTGTGCCGTCCGGCGCGTTCTCCCACCCGAACGTCACCTGGAAGAGCGGGGTGTACGCCAGGCTCCGCGCGGGCCGCACCCGCTCCACCACCTGCTCGAAGGGGATGTCCTGGTTCCGCTGCGCCTCCAGCGCGCGCGTCTTCACTCGCTGGAGCAGCTCCCCCACCCTCGGCCCGTCCGAGAGGTCCACGCGAAGGGGGAGCGTGTTGACGAAGAAGCCGATCAGGCCCTCGACCTCGCTCCGGCCGCGGTTGGCGCTCGGGGTGCCGACGACGACCTCGTCCTGGCCCGAGAGCCGGGCGAGCACGGCGGCCCAGCCGGCCAGCAGCGTCATGAACGGCGTGGTGCCGTGCCGCCGGCCGAGCGCCTTCAGCGCGGCCACGAGCGCCTCGTCCAGGACGATCCCCACGGTGCCGCCGGCATGGTCCTGCCGCGCGGGACGCGGGCGGTCGGTGGGCAGCTCCAGCAGCGCCGGCGCGCCGGCGAGCGCCGACGTCCAGTACTCCGCCTGCTCCTGGAGAACGTCCCCGTCCACCCAGCGCCGCTGCCACGCCGCGTAGTCCGCGTACTGCACCGGCAGCGGAGGCAGGGGATCGGGCTCGCCGCGGCCGAACGCTGTGTAGAGCGCGCCCAGCTCGCGGGTGAGCACTCCCCTGCTCCAGCCGTCGGAGACGATGTGGTGCATCGTCACCAGCAGGACGTGGTCGTCGTCGGCCAGGCGGACCAGGCGCCCGCGGATCAGCGGCCCCTGCTCCAGGTCGAAGGGCGCGCCCGCCTCGTCCTGCACCAGGCGGCGCAGCTCGTCCTCCGCGCCGGCCGAGGCACGGAGGTCGTGCTCCACCAGCCGGAACGCGCTCTCCTCGGCCGCGGCGATGCGCTGGACCGGCTCTGCGTCCACCTCCGCGAAGGTGGTGCGCAGCGCCTCGTGGCGGGCGATGATGCGGTCCAGCGCACGCCGCAGCGCCGCGCGGTCCAGCTCGCCCTCGAGCCGCAGCTGCGTGGCGACGTGGTACGTGCCGCCGAGACCGCCCATCTGCTCCAGGAACCAGAGCCGCTGCTGCGCGAAGGACGGCGGAACGTTGCCGGTGCGATCCACGCGCTCGATCGGCGGGAGCCCGGTGCGCGCCGCGGTTTCGATGGTGCGCGCGAGATCCGCCAGCACCGGGCGCTCGAACGGGCTGGAGATCCCCACCTCCGCACCCAGCACCTGCCGCACGCGCGAGATCAGCCGCACCGCCAGCAGGGAGTGGCCGCCCAGTTCGAAGAAGTGGTCCCGGCGGCCCACGCGCTCCACCCCCAGCAGCTCGCCCCAGATCTCCGCCAGCGCCTGCTCCGTCTCTCCCTGCGGCGTCTCGTAGCCGCGCCGCGCGTAGGCGTCTCCCTCCGGCGCGGGCAGGGCCCTGCGGTTCAGCTTTCCATTGGAGGTGAGCGGCAGCGCCTTCAGCCGCACGAACGCCGCCGGCACCATGTGCTCCGGCAGCCGCCCGGAGAGATGCGCCCGCAGCGCATCGATCTCGACCGCGTCGCCCACCCAGTACGCCACCAGCCGCCGGTCGCCCGCCTCGTTCTCGCGCGCGGCGACCACCGCCTCGCGGACGCCCTCGTGCTCCCGCAGCCGCGCCTCGATCTCGCCCAGCTCGATCCGGAAGCCGCGCACCTTCACCTGGAAGTCGTTGCGCCCCAGGAACTCGATGGTCCCGTCCGGCAGCCGCCGCCCCAGGTCGCCCGTCCGGTAGAGACGCGCCCCCGGCTGGCCGCCGAAGGGATCGGGGACGAAGCGCTCCGCCGTCAGCGCCGCGCGGCCCAGGTACCCGCGCGCCACCTGCGCCCCGCCCAGGTACAGCTCGCCGGCCACGCCGGCGGGCACCGGCTGGCCGGCCGCGTCCAGGAGGTAGGCGCGGCAGCCGGCCATCGGCCGGCCGATGGAGACGTGCGGGCCCGCCACCTCGGCCGGGCAGCGCATCCAGGTGACGTCCACCGCGGTCTCGGTGGGGCCGTAGACGTTGTGCAGCTCCGCGTTCGGCAGCAGCTCCGCCGCGCGCCGCGCCAGCGCGGCCGGCAGCGCCTCGCCGCCGCACACCACGCGGACGATGGAGGTGCACCGCTCGATCCCCGGCTCCTCCAGGAGGAACTGGAGCATGGTGGGAACGAAGTGCAGCGTGGTGACGCCCTCGCGGCGGATCGTCTCGGCCAGGTACGCGGGATCGCGGTGCCCGCCCGGGCGCGCGATCACCATCCGCGCGCCCGCCAGCAGCGGCGGGAAGAGCTCGCGCGCCGAGGCGTCGAAGCTCACCGGCGTCTTCTGCAGCACCACGTCGTGCGCGCCGAGCGGCCACGCCTCGCCCATCCACCCCATGACGTTGGCCAGCGCGCGGTGCTCGACCATCACCCCCTTGGGGCGGCCGGTGGAGCCGGAGGTATAGATGACGTACGCCAGGTGGCCGAGCGCCGGCCCCACGCCCGCCGAGGAGGCATTCGCCGCGGACTCATCCGCCCAGTCGCGCGCGCCGGCATCGAGGTCGATCACCGGGATGCCCTCGCCGGCGAAGCGCGTGGCGGTCCCGGCGTGGACCAGCAGCGCGGCGGGGGCCCCGTCGTCCAGCATGTGGCGCAGCCGGTCCTCGGGGTCGCCCGGGTCCAGCGGGACGTACGCGCCCCCCGACTTCAGCACGGCCAGGAAGGCGACCATCAGCTCCGGGCTGCGCTCGATGCAGACCGCCACCCGCA includes the following:
- a CDS encoding amino acid adenylation domain-containing protein; the protein is AERFVPDPLSGEPGARLYRTGDLGRWLPEGALAFAGRTDAQVKIRGFRVEPGEIEARLVEHPAVREAVVVAREDAPGDKRLVAYVVGEPVAVEALKAHLAERLPEHMVPAAYVRLEAMPLTPSGKVDRRALPAPEADAFPARGYEAPSGTVEEALAAIWAELLGAERVGRRDHFFERGGHSLLAVQVVSRVRQALGVEAAPRDVFERPVLADFARGLETAARAEAPAITPVDRTGPIPLSFAQQRLWFLEQLGDLGSTYHIPTRLRLKGELDRDALVGALDRIVARHEALRTTFTEVDGVPEQRIAPAEASGFHLVEHDVSGQVDAEAELDRWMDEEARAPFDLEHGPLIRGRLVRLAADDHVLLVTMHHIVGDGWSMWVLFGELSALYAAFARGEPDPLPPLPVQYADYAAWQRGWVEGELLERQASYWERALAGAPELLELPTDRARPRKQDFAGDSVDVELDEELTAALKALSQRHGATLFMTLLAGWATVLARLSGQDDVVIGTPSANRGRREIEELIGFFVNTLALRVDLSGAATVAEVLARVKARALEAQQNQDIPFEQVVERVQPARSLAHTPLFQVMFAWQNAPDESWDLPGLHLEAVPGPAQETAKFDLSLSLGEAGGRIVGSATYATALFERATVERWLGYLRRVLDAMAADDAQVVDRLELLDEAERSLVLEEWNRTEANVSRDTCVHALFEAQVARTPDAVAVVFEDRSLTYAELNARANRLAHHLRGRGVGPDVRVAVCIERSPELMVAFLAVLKSGGAYVPLDPGDPEDRLRHMLDDGAPAALLVHAGTATRFAGEGIPVIDLDAGARDWADESAANASSAGVGPALGHLAYVIYTSGSTGRPKGVMVEHRALANVMGWMGEAWPLGAHDVVLQKTPVSFDASARELFPPLLAGARMVIARPGGHRDPAYLAETIRREGVTTLHFVPTMLQFLLEEPGIERCTSIVRVVCGGEALPAALARRAAELLPNAELHNVYGPTETAVDVTWMRCPAEVAGPHVSIGRPMAGCRAYLLDAAGQPVPAGVAGELYLGGAQVARGYLGRAALTAERFVPDPFGGQPGARLYRTGDLGRRLPDGTIEFLGRNDFQVKVRGFRIELGEIEARLREHEGVREAVVAARENEAGDRRLVAYWVGDAVEIDALRAHLSGRLPEHMVPAAFVRLKALPLTSNGKLNRRALPAPEGDAYARRGYETPQGETEQALAEIWGELLGVERVGRRDHFFELGGHSLLAVRLISRVRQVLGAEVGISSPFERPVLADLARTIETAARTGLPPIERVDRTGNVPPSFAQQRLWFLEQMGGLGGTYHVATQLRLEGELDRAALRRALDRIIARHEALRTTFAEVDAEPVQRIAAAEESAFRLVEHDLRASAGAEDELRRLVQDEAGAPFDLEQGPLIRGRLVRLADDDHVLLVTMHHIVSDGWSRGVLTRELGALYTAFGRGEPDPLPPLPVQYADYAAWQRRWVDGDVLQEQAEYWTSALAGAPALLELPTDRPRPARQDHAGGTVGIVLDEALVAALKALGRRHGTTPFMTLLAGWAAVLARLSGQDEVVVGTPSANRGRSEVEGLIGFFVNTLPLRVDLSDGPRVGELLQRVKTRALEAQRNQDIPFEQVVERVRPARSLAYTPLFQVTFGWENAPDGTPELPGLAAGPLDPASPPQESAKFDLSLALWEAGERIEGAVEYATALFERETVERWLGYLRRVLEGMVADDAMRVDHIPLLPAAERARLVREWNASDAAPVAEQCIHHVFEAQAARTPDATALVHEGERLTYAELDARANRLAHRLAAAGVGRGVAVGVCLEWRPELVVALLATLKAGGVYVPLDPSLPPGRLAYIAEDAGVRAVVTRAGLADRVPSAAAVRVDVDADEASTAPAGAPRCRACPTDLAYVIYTSGSTGRPKGVAVEHAAAAAHLLAVARVHGIVPEDRVLQFASAGFDVSLEQVFFPLLTGATLVLRGAELWSATEFRARVRALGITVANLPPAYWQEVAEGAAGDALAGIRLLLIGGDALPASAGDARGAGRLVNCYGPTETVITATAFAVERGAAGRPLVPIGRPLPGRAVYVLDPRGAPVLMGVAGELYIGGPLLARGYLGRPALTAERFVPDPFGRVPGGRLYRTGDRVRWSASGDLEFLGRTDFQVKIRGFRIELGEIEAGLRGHPAVRDAVVLARADVPGDTRLVAYVVGDADAEALRTCLAERLPEYMLPAAYVRLETFPLTPNGKLDRKALPAPDEGAFARRGYEAPSGRVEEAVSAIWAELLRAERVGRGDHFFALGGHSLLAVRVASRVRQALGVEASPRDVFERPVLADFARGLATAARAEAAAIERVDRTGKVPPSFAQQRLWFLEQLGGMGAAYHIPMSLRLRGELDRGALVRALDRIVARHEALRTTFPAVDGEPFQRIVSVEESAFQLVEHDLRASADAEDELRRLVQDEASAPFDLEQGPLIRGRLVRMAADDHVLLLTMHHIVSDGWSAGVLYRELGALYAAFARGEPDPLPPLPVQYADYAAWHRRWVEGEVLQRQADYWRETLAGAPELLELPTDHARPARRDFAGARVKVELDEALAAALGTLSQRHGTTLFMTLLAGWAAVLSRLSGQDDVVIGTPSANRGRSEIEGLIGFFVNTLPVRVELFGAPTVAEALGRVKARALEAQANQDIPFEQVVELVQPVRSLAHTPLFQVMFAWQNAPDGTLELPGLALDPTGSGGSAPQVSAKFDLSLALWEDGGRIEGAVDYATALFDRPTVERHVGYLRRVLEEMVADDATPVDRLDLLSAAERRSVVEEWNATDAAFPAGACIHELFEAQAARTPDAVAVRFEGESLTYGELNARANRLAHHLVRLGVGPDARVGVCVERGPEMIAALLAILKAGGAYVPLDPAYPADRLRYMLEDSAPA